One Mycolicibacterium crocinum DNA window includes the following coding sequences:
- a CDS encoding N-acetylmuramoyl-L-alanine amidase — MLSRRPAPTLVFTAIAATVVILPWAITGVPGSERPDGPKAADTVLAQQPLTGVGGGVTVREISQPTPFSLVALTGTDLTGTSARVRAKRADGSWGPWYDADTLESNADDTQRGGPRGTDPVFVGTTTSVQIAVTRPPNAPVTTAPPETGLDAGKELGYVPATAEQSFAQNISAVLISPPKAPVDSQWQPPTAALGPGQPPNIISRAQWGADEHIRCGNTAYGNGIRAAVVHHTAGSNDYAPEDSAEIVRSIYAYHTRTLGWCDIAYNALVDKYGQVFEGRAGGITKDVLGSHTGGFNTDVWGVSMIGDFEEVPPSDIMVRTVGRLLGWRLGLDHVNPTGTVMLRSAGSDYTFFPAGATPTLPTIFAHRDVGNTACPGNAGYAALNQIRDIASRFNRPPDLMDSLRGGAILTKWEAMGGKDSPLGMPITPEAAADGNARYVTFEHGAIYWSPTTDAQPLTGAIYEAWASLGYERGALGLPTSGEIQEPEWIVQNFQHGTLNFDRQTHNVLRVVDGLTLVMPPPPADGPPVQLERFSRITNPVT; from the coding sequence GTGCTGTCCCGCCGACCTGCGCCGACGCTTGTGTTCACCGCGATCGCGGCGACCGTCGTCATCCTGCCGTGGGCGATCACCGGCGTGCCGGGATCCGAGCGCCCGGACGGGCCGAAGGCCGCTGACACCGTTCTCGCACAGCAACCGCTCACCGGAGTCGGCGGCGGAGTGACGGTCCGCGAGATCAGCCAGCCGACACCGTTCTCCTTGGTGGCGCTGACGGGCACCGACCTCACCGGGACCTCGGCACGGGTACGCGCGAAGCGAGCGGACGGATCGTGGGGTCCCTGGTACGACGCCGACACCCTGGAGTCCAACGCCGACGACACCCAGCGCGGCGGCCCGCGCGGCACCGACCCGGTGTTCGTCGGCACCACCACTTCGGTGCAGATCGCGGTGACCCGGCCGCCCAACGCTCCGGTCACCACCGCCCCACCTGAGACCGGCCTGGATGCCGGCAAGGAACTCGGCTATGTGCCCGCCACCGCCGAACAGTCCTTCGCCCAGAACATTTCGGCGGTGTTGATCTCCCCGCCCAAGGCGCCGGTCGATTCACAATGGCAGCCGCCGACGGCAGCTCTGGGGCCGGGTCAGCCGCCGAACATCATCAGCCGCGCCCAGTGGGGTGCCGACGAGCACATTCGTTGCGGTAATACCGCGTACGGCAACGGTATTCGAGCTGCGGTGGTCCACCACACCGCGGGCAGCAACGACTACGCACCCGAGGACTCGGCGGAGATCGTGCGCTCGATCTACGCGTATCACACCCGCACCCTGGGCTGGTGCGACATCGCCTACAACGCACTGGTGGACAAGTACGGTCAGGTCTTCGAAGGTCGCGCCGGCGGTATCACCAAGGACGTATTGGGCTCGCACACAGGCGGTTTCAACACCGACGTGTGGGGCGTGTCGATGATCGGCGACTTCGAGGAGGTCCCGCCCAGCGACATCATGGTGCGCACCGTCGGCAGGCTGCTCGGCTGGCGGCTGGGCCTGGACCACGTCAACCCGACGGGCACCGTGATGCTGCGGTCGGCCGGCAGTGACTACACCTTCTTCCCCGCCGGGGCGACGCCCACGCTGCCGACGATCTTCGCCCACCGCGATGTCGGCAACACCGCATGCCCGGGCAATGCCGGTTATGCGGCGCTGAACCAGATCCGGGACATCGCATCGCGATTCAACCGGCCCCCGGACCTGATGGACTCGCTGCGCGGCGGCGCGATCCTGACCAAGTGGGAAGCCATGGGCGGCAAGGACAGTCCGCTCGGCATGCCGATCACACCGGAGGCGGCGGCCGACGGAAATGCGCGGTACGTGACGTTCGAGCACGGCGCCATCTACTGGTCGCCGACCACCGACGCGCAGCCCCTCACCGGCGCGATCTACGAAGCGTGGGCGTCGCTGGGCTATGAGCGCGGGGCGCTGGGCCTGCCGACCAGCGGCGAGATCCAGGAACCCGAGTGGATCGTGCAGAACTTCCAGCACGGCACCCTCAACTTCGACCGGCAGACCCACAACGTCCTGCGGGTGGTCGACGGGCTGACGCTGGTGATGCCACCGCCGCCTGCCGACGGGCCGCCGGTGCAGCTGGAGCGGTTCAGCCGGATCACCAACCCGGTGACCTGA
- a CDS encoding HAD family hydrolase has product MLPLMIATDVDGTLLDEDEHVTPRTRSAVQAAVASGVQFVLATGRPPRWITPVVEELGFAPMAVCANGAVIYDPEQDRIISARTLSVDVLTELADIATRVIPGAGLAVERVGRSAHDSATPQFVSSPGYEHAWLNPDNTEVAIEDLLSAPAVKLLIRKAGARSSQMAAELAKHLGSQGDITYSTNNGLIEINPTGTSKATGVEHLARPLGIAAEDVIAFGDMPNDVPMLRWAGLGVAMGNAHPEAVAAANEVTGPNSDDGLARVLERWWL; this is encoded by the coding sequence ATGTTGCCCCTGATGATCGCCACCGACGTGGATGGCACCCTTCTCGACGAGGACGAGCACGTCACACCGCGCACCCGCAGCGCGGTGCAGGCCGCGGTGGCCTCGGGCGTTCAGTTCGTGCTGGCGACGGGCCGCCCGCCGCGGTGGATCACGCCGGTCGTCGAAGAACTCGGGTTCGCGCCGATGGCGGTGTGCGCCAACGGAGCCGTGATCTACGACCCCGAACAGGACCGCATCATCTCCGCGCGCACGTTGAGCGTTGACGTCCTCACCGAACTCGCCGATATCGCCACCCGGGTGATCCCGGGTGCCGGGCTGGCCGTCGAGCGGGTGGGTCGCAGCGCGCACGACTCGGCGACACCCCAGTTCGTCAGCTCACCGGGTTACGAGCACGCCTGGCTCAACCCGGACAACACCGAGGTCGCGATCGAGGACCTGCTCAGCGCGCCCGCGGTGAAGCTGCTGATCCGCAAGGCCGGTGCCCGCAGTTCGCAGATGGCCGCCGAACTCGCCAAACATCTTGGCTCGCAGGGGGATATCACTTACTCCACCAACAACGGCCTGATCGAGATCAACCCGACCGGGACCAGCAAGGCGACGGGCGTCGAACACCTCGCCCGGCCGCTGGGGATCGCCGCCGAGGACGTCATCGCGTTCGGCGACATGCCCAACGACGTGCCGATGCTGCGCTGGGCCGGCCTGGGTGTCGCGATGGGCAACGCTCACCCGGAGGCGGTCGCTGCTGCCAACGAGGTGACCGGGCCGAACTCGGACGACGGCTTGGCGCGGGTGCTCGAACGCTGGTGGCTCTAG
- a CDS encoding lysophospholipid acyltransferase family protein — MEPVFRTLEIVASIVVRAAGTKITFEGLDNIPADGGAVVAINHTSYVDFLPAALGTRHRRRRIRFMIKAEMQNVRVVNFLIKHTGTIPVNRQAGADAYAEAVRQLKAGELVGVYPEATISRAFVLKDFKSGAARMALEAQVPIVPCIVWGAHRVWTKDHPKQLRRNKIPFTVRYGRPLPPAGTAVELEDRLRTQMSTILREVQTAYPHPPGEHWVPAELGGAAPTLEQAKKLDEAELAERARRATEHR; from the coding sequence ATGGAACCCGTTTTCCGCACCCTGGAGATCGTCGCCTCGATCGTGGTCCGGGCGGCGGGGACCAAGATCACGTTCGAAGGTCTCGACAACATCCCCGCCGACGGCGGTGCCGTGGTCGCGATCAACCACACCAGCTACGTCGACTTCCTCCCCGCCGCGTTGGGCACCCGCCACCGCAGGCGCCGCATCCGGTTCATGATCAAGGCCGAGATGCAGAACGTGCGGGTGGTCAACTTCCTGATCAAACACACGGGCACCATCCCGGTGAACCGGCAGGCCGGCGCGGACGCCTACGCCGAAGCGGTGCGTCAGCTCAAGGCCGGTGAGCTGGTTGGTGTCTATCCCGAGGCCACGATCAGCCGGGCCTTCGTTCTGAAGGACTTCAAGAGCGGCGCGGCGCGCATGGCGCTGGAGGCGCAGGTGCCGATCGTTCCCTGCATCGTCTGGGGTGCCCATCGGGTGTGGACCAAAGACCATCCGAAACAGCTGCGCCGCAACAAGATCCCGTTCACTGTGCGATACGGTCGGCCACTGCCGCCGGCGGGGACGGCCGTCGAGCTGGAAGACCGGCTCAGAACCCAGATGAGCACGATCTTGCGGGAGGTGCAGACGGCGTATCCGCATCCGCCGGGCGAACACTGGGTACCCGCGGAGCTCGGCGGTGCCGCCCCGACCCTGGAGCAGGCCAAGAAGCTCGACGAGGCCGAGTTGGCCGAACGTGCCCGTCGCGCAACGGAACACCGTTGA
- a CDS encoding lysophospholipid acyltransferase family protein, with translation MEPVYGTVIQLARLTWRAQGLKFTVTGVENLPTTGGAVVAINHTSYFDFTFAGLPAYLQGRGRKVRFMAKQEVFDAKVTGPIMRSLRHIPVDRASGAASFDAACLALKAGELVGVYPEATISRSFELKEFKSGAARMAIAADVPIIPHIVWGAQRIWTKGHPRKMWRPKVPIAIAVGEPIEPTLPANELTALLHSRMQHLLERVQDAYGPHPAGEFWVPRRLGGSAPTLAEASAMDAAEAAEKAARRAERPDPPGSPG, from the coding sequence GTGGAACCGGTATACGGCACAGTCATTCAGCTCGCCCGCCTGACGTGGCGTGCGCAGGGCTTGAAGTTCACCGTCACCGGCGTCGAGAACCTGCCCACCACCGGCGGGGCGGTCGTGGCGATCAACCACACCAGCTACTTCGACTTCACCTTCGCCGGGCTGCCCGCCTATCTGCAGGGCCGCGGCCGCAAGGTCCGTTTCATGGCCAAACAAGAGGTTTTCGACGCCAAGGTCACCGGCCCGATCATGCGCAGCCTGCGCCACATCCCGGTGGACCGGGCCAGCGGCGCCGCCTCGTTCGACGCGGCGTGCCTGGCGCTGAAGGCCGGCGAGCTGGTGGGTGTGTACCCCGAGGCGACGATCAGCCGCAGCTTCGAGCTCAAGGAGTTCAAGTCGGGTGCGGCGCGCATGGCCATCGCCGCCGACGTGCCGATCATCCCGCACATCGTGTGGGGCGCTCAGCGCATCTGGACCAAGGGGCACCCACGCAAGATGTGGCGTCCCAAGGTGCCGATCGCGATCGCGGTCGGCGAGCCCATCGAGCCGACGCTGCCTGCCAATGAGTTGACCGCGTTGCTGCACTCGCGCATGCAGCATCTGCTCGAACGGGTGCAGGACGCCTACGGCCCTCACCCGGCCGGAGAATTCTGGGTTCCGCGACGACTCGGCGGGAGTGCCCCGACGCTGGCCGAGGCATCCGCGATGGACGCCGCCGAGGCCGCCGAGAAAGCCGCGAGGCGGGCCGAGCGCCCAGACCCGCCAGGGTCGCCGGGGTAG
- a CDS encoding MBL fold metallo-hydrolase, with the protein MQVTSIGHAGFRIDTQAGSILCDPWLNPAYFGSWFVFPDNSGLDWAALGDCDYLYVSHLHKDHFDPQLLTEYVNKDAMVLLPDFPVPDLKRELEALGFHRFYETTDSVKHRISGPKGELDVMIVSLRAPADGPIGDSGLIVSDGTTTVFNMNDSRPLAVDVLADAFGHIDVHMLQYSGAIWYPMVYDMPERAKQSFGTQKRQRGMDRCRQFIADVDATWVIPSAGPPCFLDPDLRYLNDDHGDPANIFPDQMVFLDQMRQNGNDGGLLMIPGSVADFTGKQLNSLTHPVPTAEVEAIFTTGKADYIAEYAERMAPVLAAEKARWAPATGESLLEPLRAKFEPIMLQSDQICDGIGYAVELRVGPETVVLDFPKRAVREPIADEKFRYGFEIAPELVRTVLRDNEPDWVNTIFLSTRFRAWRVGGYNEYLYTFFKCLTDERIAYADGWFAETHDDTSDVELGGYTIQRRCPHLKADLSKFGVVEGSTLTCNLHGWQWNLENGRCLTTKGHELRCSKQ; encoded by the coding sequence GTGCAGGTCACAAGCATCGGCCACGCCGGTTTTCGGATCGACACCCAGGCGGGAAGCATCCTGTGCGACCCCTGGCTGAACCCTGCCTACTTCGGCTCGTGGTTCGTCTTCCCCGACAACAGCGGCCTGGACTGGGCCGCCCTGGGTGACTGCGACTATCTCTACGTCTCGCACCTGCACAAGGACCACTTCGACCCCCAGCTGCTCACCGAGTACGTCAACAAGGACGCGATGGTCCTGCTGCCGGACTTCCCGGTGCCCGACCTCAAGCGCGAACTCGAGGCGCTCGGCTTCCACCGCTTCTACGAGACCACCGACTCCGTCAAGCACCGCATCAGCGGGCCCAAGGGCGAGCTCGACGTGATGATCGTGTCGCTGCGCGCCCCGGCCGACGGGCCGATCGGCGACTCCGGGCTGATCGTCTCCGACGGCACCACCACGGTGTTCAACATGAACGACTCGCGGCCGCTGGCGGTGGACGTGCTGGCCGATGCGTTCGGCCACATCGACGTGCACATGCTGCAGTACTCGGGCGCGATCTGGTACCCGATGGTCTACGACATGCCCGAGCGCGCCAAGCAGTCCTTCGGCACCCAGAAACGTCAGCGTGGAATGGACCGTTGCCGGCAGTTCATCGCCGATGTCGATGCGACGTGGGTGATCCCGTCGGCCGGGCCGCCGTGCTTCCTGGATCCCGACCTGCGTTACCTCAACGACGACCACGGTGACCCCGCCAACATCTTCCCCGACCAGATGGTGTTCCTCGACCAGATGCGTCAGAACGGCAACGACGGCGGCCTGCTGATGATCCCCGGTTCGGTCGCCGATTTCACTGGGAAGCAACTGAATTCGCTCACCCATCCGGTTCCGACAGCTGAGGTCGAGGCGATCTTCACCACCGGCAAGGCCGACTACATCGCTGAGTACGCCGAACGGATGGCACCGGTGCTCGCCGCCGAGAAGGCCCGGTGGGCACCGGCGACAGGTGAGTCACTGCTGGAACCGCTGCGCGCTAAGTTCGAGCCGATCATGCTGCAGAGCGATCAGATCTGCGATGGCATCGGCTATGCGGTGGAGCTGCGCGTCGGGCCAGAGACGGTCGTGCTGGATTTCCCGAAACGTGCTGTGCGAGAGCCGATTGCCGACGAGAAGTTCCGGTACGGATTCGAGATCGCTCCGGAGTTGGTCCGCACGGTGTTGCGGGACAACGAGCCGGACTGGGTCAACACGATCTTCCTGTCCACCCGGTTCCGGGCGTGGCGGGTCGGTGGCTACAACGAGTACCTGTACACCTTCTTCAAGTGCCTCACCGACGAGCGGATCGCGTACGCGGACGGCTGGTTCGCCGAGACACACGACGACACCAGCGACGTGGAGTTGGGTGGCTACACGATTCAGCGCCGATGTCCCCACCTGAAGGCCGACCTGTCGAAATTCGGTGTGGTGGAAGGCTCGACCTTGACGTGCAATCTCCACGGCTGGCAATGGAATCTGGAGAACGGACGATGCCTGACCACCAAGGGCCACGAGTTGCGGTGTTCGAAACAATGA
- a CDS encoding DUF5718 family protein, translating to MIELDLDEVKSWFGFGVAGNFAGHLEQAGEAVDFVNVASEGVAPKGIFPWYAPGHDSFLGEFPLSHDALMVPATTEADGPLNLQIEPEVGLACDVVWEGDTVVTLRPFALGAFNDCSIRRPNAAKISHKKNWGPSSKGVAHQFFDISDLTPDGPTATLRLLCHLRTADGKHHEYGVDSPLLGYSYYGEVLLDWIVERLANQKGSPDTPLEDVGALMVASGRPERVLIGIGATRYTKLGESTYLQPGDEAIVRVYDTESDAASELRQLVWQP from the coding sequence GTGATCGAACTCGACCTCGATGAGGTCAAAAGCTGGTTCGGCTTCGGTGTGGCCGGAAACTTCGCCGGCCACCTCGAACAGGCCGGTGAAGCAGTCGATTTCGTCAACGTCGCCAGTGAGGGTGTCGCACCCAAGGGGATCTTCCCGTGGTATGCGCCCGGACACGACAGCTTCCTGGGCGAGTTCCCGCTGTCCCACGACGCGCTGATGGTGCCGGCGACGACGGAGGCCGACGGGCCGCTGAATCTGCAGATCGAGCCCGAGGTCGGGTTGGCCTGCGATGTCGTCTGGGAGGGCGACACCGTGGTCACGCTGCGGCCGTTCGCGCTCGGCGCGTTCAACGACTGCTCGATCCGTCGCCCCAACGCAGCCAAGATCAGTCACAAGAAGAACTGGGGGCCCTCGTCGAAAGGCGTTGCGCACCAGTTCTTCGACATCAGCGACCTCACCCCGGACGGCCCCACCGCGACACTGCGACTGCTGTGCCATCTGCGCACGGCCGACGGTAAGCACCACGAGTACGGGGTGGACAGTCCGCTGCTGGGCTACTCGTACTACGGCGAGGTGTTGCTGGACTGGATCGTCGAACGGCTGGCCAACCAAAAGGGTTCTCCCGATACGCCTTTGGAGGATGTCGGCGCGCTGATGGTGGCGTCGGGACGCCCGGAGCGGGTGCTCATCGGCATCGGCGCGACGCGTTACACCAAGCTGGGGGAGTCGACCTACCTGCAGCCGGGTGACGAGGCCATTGTGCGGGTCTACGACACCGAAAGCGATGCCGCGTCCGAACTGCGCCAGCTGGTCTGGCAGCCTTAA
- the serS gene encoding serine--tRNA ligase: MIDLKLLRDDPDAVRRSQLSRGEDPGLVDALLDADSARRAAISKADSLRAEQKAASKKVGSASPDERPALLEHAKELAAQVKLAEAEQAQAEAAFTSAHMAIQNVIIPGVPSGGEDDFVVLDVVGQPRGIENPKDHLELGESLGLIDMERGAKVSGSRFYFLTGRGALLQLGLLQLAVRVATDNGFTLMIPPVLVRPEVMAGTGFLGAHADEIYHLEDDDLYLVGTSEVPLAGYHSDEILDLSSGPLRYAGWSSCFRREAGSYGKDTRGIIRVHQFDKVEGFVYCRPEDAEAEHQRLLGWQRQMLELIDVPYRVIDVAAGDLGSSAARKFDCEAWVPTQQAYRELTSTSNCTTFQARRLATRYRDENGKPQIAATLNGTLATTRWLVAILENHQQPDGSVRVPAALVPYVGTEVLQP, encoded by the coding sequence GCGACGACCCCGATGCGGTGCGGCGGTCCCAGCTCAGCCGTGGTGAGGACCCGGGCCTCGTCGACGCCCTTCTGGACGCCGACAGCGCGCGCCGGGCGGCCATCTCGAAGGCCGATTCACTGCGGGCCGAGCAGAAGGCCGCCAGTAAGAAGGTCGGTTCGGCGTCCCCCGACGAGCGGCCCGCGCTGCTCGAACACGCCAAAGAGCTTGCTGCGCAGGTCAAATTGGCCGAGGCCGAGCAGGCCCAAGCCGAAGCGGCGTTCACGAGCGCCCACATGGCCATTCAGAACGTGATCATCCCCGGTGTTCCGTCCGGCGGCGAGGACGATTTCGTCGTGCTCGATGTGGTGGGCCAGCCGCGGGGGATCGAGAACCCGAAGGACCACCTCGAACTCGGCGAGTCGCTCGGCCTGATCGACATGGAGCGCGGCGCCAAGGTGTCCGGCTCGCGGTTCTACTTCCTGACCGGCCGCGGTGCCCTCCTACAACTCGGTCTGCTGCAACTGGCGGTGCGGGTGGCGACCGACAACGGTTTCACGCTGATGATCCCGCCGGTCCTGGTGCGCCCCGAGGTGATGGCCGGCACCGGATTCCTCGGTGCCCACGCCGACGAGATCTATCACCTAGAGGACGACGACCTCTATCTGGTCGGTACCTCCGAGGTGCCCCTGGCCGGCTATCACTCCGACGAGATCCTCGACCTCTCGAGCGGCCCGCTGCGCTACGCCGGGTGGTCGTCCTGCTTCCGGCGCGAGGCGGGCAGTTATGGCAAGGACACCCGGGGCATCATCCGCGTGCATCAGTTCGACAAGGTGGAGGGTTTCGTCTACTGCCGTCCCGAGGACGCCGAGGCCGAACATCAGCGGCTGCTCGGCTGGCAGCGGCAGATGCTCGAGCTCATCGACGTGCCCTACCGGGTCATCGATGTGGCCGCCGGTGACCTCGGCTCGTCCGCGGCGCGCAAATTCGATTGTGAGGCATGGGTTCCCACCCAGCAGGCCTACCGCGAGCTGACCTCGACGTCGAATTGCACGACGTTCCAGGCCCGCCGCCTGGCCACCCGCTATCGCGACGAGAACGGTAAGCCGCAGATCGCGGCGACGCTCAACGGGACGCTGGCCACGACGCGGTGGCTGGTCGCGATCCTGGAAAACCATCAGCAGCCTGACGGCAGTGTGCGTGTTCCCGCCGCCCTGGTGCCTTATGTGGGGACGGAGGTCCTGCAACCGTGA